From the genome of Acropora palmata chromosome 4, jaAcrPala1.3, whole genome shotgun sequence, one region includes:
- the LOC141879474 gene encoding peroxidase-like, whose protein sequence is MNPLWDDEKLYQEAHRIVVAEVQHIHHNEWLPALLDPPVLEQAGLGLEPEGKFFEDYDPNADVSLRNGFATAAYRMGHSLVRDRFDLLDVIFRRRGFFEEAIPLAEFYNPAPFFREFPASKALDGIILGLVATPGR, encoded by the exons ATGAATCCATTATGGGATGACGAAAAGCTGTACCAGGAAGCTCACAGAATCGTGGTCGCCGAAGTTCAGCACATTCATCACAACGAATGGCTCCCAGCTCTTTTGGACCCACCAGTT TTGGAACAAGCAGGTCTCGGTTTGGAACCAGAAGGTAAATTTTTCGAGGATTATGATCCCAACGCGGATGTCAGCTTGAGGAATGGTTTCGCAACAGCAGCTTATCGAATGGGTCACTCATTGGTTCGGGATAGATTTGATCTGCTGGATGTAATCTTCAGAAGGAGGGGATTTTTCGAAGAAGCTATCCCATTGGCAGAGTTCTACAATCCAGCTCCATTTTTCAGAGAGTTCCCGGCCAGCAAGGCACTGGATGGAATTATATTAGGGCTGGTGGCTACACCGGGTCGCTAA